The Aureimonas mangrovi genome includes a region encoding these proteins:
- a CDS encoding CDP-alcohol phosphatidyltransferase family protein, with protein MLDTAAPKVLPSTALVAPGPALPLGAQAFSWVVLGGGVLAVAQWWLGSRLELDFWFFTGATLIYGAISCIVLLGLRHHEHARFGMANGITVVRAAITSIIGGLMAEFIVLGVPAAPGWPWWFGGLAFVAVTLDGVDGRIARRQGLSSPFGARFDMEVDALLILFLSALAFLADKAGPLILAAGLMRYGFLAAAWCAPFLNRELPESFRRKAVCVVQGVVLGLMLLPFVQPPLSETLAAFAFATLAGSFLVDVVWLCRHRHAAR; from the coding sequence ATGCTGGACACTGCCGCTCCCAAGGTCCTTCCGTCCACGGCCCTCGTCGCACCCGGCCCGGCATTACCCCTCGGCGCGCAGGCGTTTTCGTGGGTCGTGCTGGGCGGCGGTGTTCTGGCGGTCGCGCAATGGTGGCTCGGCAGTCGTCTCGAGCTCGATTTCTGGTTCTTCACCGGAGCGACGCTGATCTACGGCGCCATCTCCTGCATCGTGCTGCTCGGCCTGCGCCACCACGAGCACGCCCGTTTCGGGATGGCGAACGGCATCACTGTCGTGCGGGCTGCGATCACCTCTATCATTGGTGGTCTGATGGCCGAGTTCATCGTCCTCGGCGTGCCGGCCGCGCCGGGGTGGCCGTGGTGGTTCGGGGGCCTTGCCTTCGTTGCCGTCACGCTGGATGGCGTGGACGGTCGTATCGCGCGTCGACAGGGGCTCTCCTCGCCCTTCGGAGCGCGCTTCGACATGGAGGTGGACGCACTCCTCATTCTCTTTCTGTCGGCGCTCGCCTTCCTCGCAGACAAGGCCGGGCCGCTGATCCTCGCTGCCGGGCTGATGCGCTATGGTTTCCTTGCCGCAGCGTGGTGCGCGCCGTTCCTGAACCGGGAACTGCCCGAATCCTTCCGTCGGAAAGCCGTCTGCGTGGTGCAGGGTGTCGTTCTCGGCCTCATGCTCCTGCCCTTTGTGCAGCCGCCCCTGTCCGAGACGCTCGCCGCCTTTGCCTTCGCCACGTTGGCAGGCTCCTTCCTCGTGGATGTCGTCTGGCTCTGCCGGCATCGGCACGCGGCGCGGTGA
- a CDS encoding FkbM family methyltransferase, whose product MTALSARLGLLRSIAMYHGQPWRKRGLKKLYASFLCPGDLIFDVGAHVGNRARIAQKLGARVVALEPQPLFAAFLRRGARNGLEVVEKAVGAAAGHATLRISRLHPTVSTLSAGWIGTVGGTKGFSAVIWDAEAEVEVTTLDALIVEYGMPAFCKIDVEGLEAEILDGLSQPVELVAFEYLPAALDVAQACLDRLAALGDYEFNRVEGEGWRFRSEEWLSREAMALELSLLDETDRSGDIYARLRRSARRPGSAPARLISP is encoded by the coding sequence GTGACCGCGCTTTCCGCCCGCCTCGGGCTCCTTCGGTCCATCGCGATGTATCATGGCCAGCCCTGGCGAAAGCGTGGGCTGAAAAAGCTCTACGCCTCGTTCCTGTGCCCCGGCGACCTCATCTTCGACGTAGGCGCGCATGTCGGCAACCGCGCGCGCATCGCACAGAAGCTCGGCGCGCGCGTCGTGGCGCTGGAGCCGCAGCCCCTCTTTGCCGCTTTCCTGCGTCGGGGGGCGCGGAACGGATTGGAGGTCGTCGAGAAGGCTGTCGGCGCGGCTGCGGGCCATGCAACCTTGCGGATTTCACGGCTGCATCCGACGGTCTCGACGCTTTCGGCGGGATGGATCGGGACGGTCGGGGGAACGAAAGGCTTCTCGGCCGTAATCTGGGACGCCGAAGCCGAGGTCGAGGTGACCACGCTCGACGCGCTGATCGTCGAATATGGCATGCCGGCCTTCTGCAAGATCGACGTGGAGGGCCTGGAGGCCGAGATTCTCGATGGGCTCTCGCAGCCTGTCGAATTGGTCGCCTTCGAGTATCTGCCGGCCGCGCTCGATGTGGCGCAAGCGTGCCTCGATCGCCTGGCCGCGCTCGGCGACTACGAGTTCAACCGCGTGGAAGGCGAGGGCTGGCGGTTCCGGTCCGAGGAATGGCTCTCCCGCGAAGCGATGGCCCTCGAACTTTCCCTGCTGGACGAAACCGATCGCTCCGGCGACATCTACGCCCGCTTACGGCGCAGCGCCAGAAGACCAGGCAGCGCGCCGGCGAGGCTGATCAGTCCGTAG
- a CDS encoding lysylphosphatidylglycerol synthase transmembrane domain-containing protein gives MSDRALETTTVTAPRRKRSLLRAARSPRAWLPVLRIVAPILILSLTFIAIDADAALSALRRADILPVLGGLLVMQVQILLSAERWRFTAARLGQRIPRKIAYREYYLTTLVNQVVPGGMGGDALRAARNRTRDEKGKARWGLTVRAIVLERAAGQIAFFAVTAVGLIAWPFVVGRRAPDESTQVLISGLVLVGVLALSAALAAFFGPGRVRAFIKSFGPDLKRAYWQDGAWLIQGLLSVALVFTYVGIFALAALAIGRPVPAVAWITVIPLALLTMLVPVSISGWGLREAVAAALWPLILLPSSAGVASAVLYGLISLAGALPGLLALRRKRA, from the coding sequence ATGAGTGATCGCGCCCTGGAAACGACGACCGTGACGGCGCCGCGCCGAAAGCGCTCGCTGCTGCGCGCCGCGCGCAGTCCACGCGCGTGGCTGCCGGTGCTGCGGATCGTCGCGCCGATCCTGATCCTGTCGCTGACCTTCATCGCGATCGACGCCGACGCCGCCCTTTCCGCTCTGCGGCGCGCCGACATCCTGCCGGTGCTCGGCGGATTGCTGGTGATGCAAGTGCAGATCCTCCTCTCGGCTGAGCGTTGGCGCTTCACCGCAGCACGGCTCGGCCAGCGCATTCCGCGCAAGATCGCCTATCGGGAATACTACCTGACGACGCTGGTCAACCAGGTGGTGCCTGGCGGCATGGGAGGCGATGCGCTGCGGGCCGCGCGCAACCGTACGCGGGACGAGAAGGGCAAGGCGCGCTGGGGACTGACGGTTCGCGCGATCGTACTCGAGCGCGCCGCCGGCCAGATCGCATTCTTCGCCGTCACGGCGGTAGGCCTCATCGCGTGGCCCTTCGTGGTGGGTCGCCGGGCACCGGACGAATCGACGCAGGTGCTGATATCCGGCCTCGTCCTCGTGGGCGTCCTCGCGCTGAGCGCCGCGCTCGCCGCGTTCTTCGGGCCGGGCCGCGTGCGCGCCTTCATCAAGAGCTTCGGCCCAGACCTGAAACGCGCCTACTGGCAGGACGGAGCATGGCTGATCCAGGGCCTGCTCAGCGTCGCGCTCGTCTTCACCTATGTCGGGATCTTCGCGCTGGCCGCGCTCGCCATCGGGCGGCCCGTGCCAGCCGTTGCATGGATCACCGTCATCCCGCTCGCCCTCCTGACGATGCTCGTGCCGGTCTCGATCTCGGGCTGGGGCCTGCGCGAGGCGGTTGCCGCCGCGCTCTGGCCGCTTATCCTTCTTCCGTCCTCTGCCGGCGTCGCCTCGGCCGTTCTCTACGGACTGATCAGCCTCGCCGGCGCGCTGCCTGGTCTTCTGGCGCTGCGCCGTAAGCGGGCGTAG
- a CDS encoding sulfatase encodes MNVEAARSGRVAPIAMGVRIAIGILVLFSILAMPVDLASIRQLPFALTPAEAFCIVAFIAILPRSAGRWMLRVVMLLAGLMLFVKLADLGTRAAFARDFNPVLDLHLLRSGWHLLSGSVGRVGAIGAIAITSAAFAGVLCLLGWGLGGIVHLRRNGRIALGAPALAAAILVAVFAADPAPAARLVAERTQSTAQSLREFAAFDALIGEDPLRNIEAGSLLSGLAGRDVVLAFVESYGRSAVEDAPYAEEVRARLAAVEDGIGRAGFSARSGWLTAPTVGGQSWLSHATLLSGLWVDGQRRYERLVASRRASLNALFRQAGWRSAALMPAITMAWPEGDWYGYDAIHARDDLGYRGEPFNWVTMPDQYTLAALQRLELGTVRSRPLMAELALISSHAPWTPIPPLLPWGDVGNGTIFTPYASAGDPPEVVWRDPERVRQQYALSIDYALETLGSFVETYGGDDQLFIILGDHQPAPIITGESASRDVPIHILSRDRELLERLDEWGWTRGMVPSRGAPVWRMDAFRERFVRAFSDGAGS; translated from the coding sequence TTGAACGTTGAGGCGGCGCGGAGCGGTCGTGTCGCGCCGATCGCGATGGGGGTGCGGATCGCCATCGGCATCCTCGTCCTCTTCTCCATCCTCGCCATGCCTGTGGATCTCGCGTCGATCCGGCAGCTGCCTTTCGCTCTGACGCCGGCCGAAGCCTTCTGCATCGTCGCGTTCATTGCCATACTTCCACGATCTGCCGGTCGGTGGATGCTGCGCGTCGTCATGCTCCTCGCTGGCCTGATGCTTTTCGTCAAGCTTGCCGACCTCGGAACGCGCGCGGCCTTTGCGCGCGACTTCAACCCCGTGCTCGACCTCCATCTCCTCCGCTCCGGTTGGCATCTCCTCTCGGGGTCGGTCGGCCGGGTCGGCGCCATCGGTGCGATCGCCATCACGTCTGCCGCCTTCGCCGGCGTGCTCTGCCTGCTTGGCTGGGGGCTTGGCGGTATCGTGCATCTGCGGCGGAATGGGCGGATCGCGCTCGGGGCTCCAGCGCTCGCCGCCGCCATCCTGGTCGCGGTTTTCGCGGCCGATCCCGCGCCCGCCGCACGGCTCGTCGCCGAGCGAACGCAGTCAACCGCGCAGTCGCTGCGCGAGTTCGCCGCGTTCGACGCGCTGATCGGAGAGGATCCTCTGCGTAACATTGAGGCGGGTTCGCTCCTGTCCGGGCTGGCTGGCCGGGACGTCGTCCTCGCCTTCGTGGAATCCTACGGGCGAAGTGCCGTCGAGGATGCACCCTATGCGGAGGAAGTGCGCGCAAGGCTCGCCGCCGTCGAGGATGGTATCGGGCGAGCGGGCTTTTCGGCGCGCAGCGGCTGGCTTACCGCGCCCACCGTCGGCGGGCAGAGCTGGCTTTCGCACGCGACGCTGCTTTCCGGACTCTGGGTGGATGGCCAGCGGCGCTATGAGCGTCTTGTCGCAAGCCGGCGCGCCAGCCTCAACGCGCTGTTTCGGCAGGCTGGCTGGCGAAGTGCCGCGCTGATGCCGGCGATCACAATGGCGTGGCCTGAGGGCGACTGGTACGGCTACGACGCGATCCACGCGCGCGACGATCTCGGCTATCGCGGCGAGCCCTTCAACTGGGTGACGATGCCCGACCAGTACACGCTGGCCGCGCTGCAACGGCTCGAACTCGGCACTGTCCGATCCCGCCCCTTGATGGCCGAACTGGCGCTGATTTCCAGCCACGCGCCCTGGACGCCGATCCCGCCACTCCTGCCGTGGGGCGACGTCGGAAACGGAACGATTTTCACGCCCTATGCCTCGGCCGGCGACCCCCCGGAAGTCGTCTGGCGCGACCCCGAGCGGGTGCGCCAGCAATACGCGTTGTCGATCGATTACGCCTTGGAGACGCTCGGCTCCTTCGTCGAGACCTATGGCGGCGATGATCAACTGTTCATCATTCTCGGGGATCATCAGCCCGCCCCGATCATCACGGGCGAGAGCGCGAGCCGCGACGTGCCGATCCACATACTTTCGCGCGACCGGGAACTGCTGGAGCGGCTGGACGAATGGGGCTGGACGCGCGGAATGGTGCCGTCCCGTGGCGCGCCGGTCTGGAGGATGGACGCGTTCCGCGAACGCTTCGTGCGCGCTTTCAGCGACGGAGCAGGGTCGTGA